In the Bacillota bacterium genome, one interval contains:
- a CDS encoding ABC transporter ATP-binding protein, translated as MDVDCVVALKNVALKYLAESGETPALEDISLTVKAGEFLGIVGPSGSGKSTLLSIVSGLITPTYGEARVCGQKVTGPKEGKAAYMLQQDCLLDWRTVEGNALLGLEIMGRLTPESRERTLSLLREYGLADFAHLYPRQLSGGMRQRVALVRTLATNPAICLLDEPFSALDYTSRLTLQDDVWSILRGQGVTCILVTHDIPEAIAMCDRIIVFTKRPGKIKLELQIDLAQEGQSPMAKRQSPDFRWYFSRIWEEMELSVDRTRSLS; from the coding sequence ATGGACGTGGACTGTGTGGTGGCCCTAAAAAACGTGGCCCTTAAGTACTTGGCAGAAAGCGGCGAAACCCCAGCTTTAGAGGACATTTCCTTAACGGTCAAGGCAGGAGAGTTTCTTGGCATCGTGGGACCAAGCGGCTCTGGCAAGTCCACCCTGCTATCTATAGTCTCGGGGCTCATTACGCCAACCTATGGCGAGGCAAGGGTGTGCGGGCAGAAAGTCACTGGCCCCAAGGAAGGCAAAGCCGCCTACATGCTACAACAAGACTGCCTACTAGATTGGCGAACCGTGGAGGGAAATGCGCTGCTAGGCCTTGAAATTATGGGTCGCCTGACACCAGAGAGTCGTGAGCGTACTCTTTCCCTCCTCAGGGAATATGGTCTTGCCGACTTCGCCCACCTCTACCCACGTCAACTGTCAGGAGGCATGCGGCAAAGAGTGGCCCTCGTGCGCACACTAGCCACAAACCCCGCCATTTGTCTCTTAGATGAGCCCTTTTCTGCTCTTGATTACACTTCGCGACTAACGCTGCAGGATGATGTCTGGTCCATTCTACGGGGCCAAGGCGTCACCTGCATCTTGGTCACGCATGACATACCCGAGGCCATTGCCATGTGTGACCGTATCATCGTCTTCACCAAGCGCCCAGGAAAAATAAAACTTGAACTGCAGATTGATCTAGCGCAAGAGGGGCAAAGCCCCATGGCCAAGCGTCAGTCTCCAGATTTTCGCTGGTACTTTAGCCGCATATGGGAGGAGATGGAGCTAAGTGTCGACAGAACACGCAGCCTTTCTTAA
- a CDS encoding ABC transporter permease translates to MSTEHAAFLKRLRFTKLCIRLVQVGLLVGFFALWEVATQLGWLDSFLVSSPSRVWSTILLLHADGSLYRHIAITSLVTMVGFVGGTVIGTFIAALLWWFPTLYLTAQPFLIVINSLPKIALGPLFIVWLGTGYLTIIAIALAISLVTTVIVVHSGFANIDPLKLKLVHSFGATKWQSFRLVILPGSFPTIMSALKVNVGLSWVGVIAGEFLVSRAGLGYLAVYGGQVLNMSLVMTSVLILCVAAALMYQAIVLLELRQRGRFLN, encoded by the coding sequence GTGTCGACAGAACACGCAGCCTTTCTTAAGAGACTTCGCTTCACAAAACTCTGTATACGGCTAGTCCAAGTGGGTCTACTAGTGGGTTTCTTCGCCCTGTGGGAGGTAGCTACACAGCTAGGTTGGCTAGACTCCTTCCTCGTAAGCAGCCCCTCCCGCGTGTGGAGCACTATTCTTCTCTTGCATGCTGACGGAAGCCTCTACCGCCATATCGCCATCACCAGCCTCGTGACTATGGTCGGTTTTGTAGGCGGCACAGTTATCGGCACCTTTATCGCTGCCCTACTGTGGTGGTTCCCCACTTTATACCTTACCGCGCAACCCTTTCTTATCGTCATCAACAGCTTACCCAAAATAGCCCTTGGCCCCCTCTTTATTGTGTGGCTAGGTACGGGCTACCTCACCATAATCGCCATTGCCCTCGCCATTTCGCTGGTGACAACGGTTATTGTCGTACACAGCGGCTTCGCCAATATAGACCCCCTCAAGCTAAAACTTGTACATTCCTTTGGGGCCACAAAATGGCAGTCCTTTCGCCTGGTCATCCTCCCCGGTAGTTTTCCAACTATTATGTCGGCCCTTAAAGTTAATGTGGGGCTCTCCTGGGTCGGGGTCATCGCGGGCGAGTTCTTGGTCTCCCGCGCTGGCCTTGGCTACCTCGCGGTCTACGGGGGGCAAGTCCTCAACATGAGCCTCGTCATGACCAGCGTTCTTATCTTGTGCGTCGCCGCCGCCCTGATGTACCAGGCCATCGTCCTCCTCGAGCTGCGACAACGGGGACGGTTTTTGAATTAG